The Bacillus vallismortis genome window below encodes:
- a CDS encoding formate/nitrite transporter family protein: protein METQALQKVEQYALKKQNIFISSKFRYLLRSILASMFIGFGITAASKTGSYFFMADSPFAFPAAAVTFGAAILLIAYGGGDLFTGNTFYFTYTALRKKLRWRDTLHLWMTSYAGNLIGAILFAILISATGLFEEASVHSFLIHLAEHKMEPSASELFFRGMLCNWLVCLAFFIPMSLKGEGAKLFTMMLFVFCFFISGFEHSIANMCTFAIALLIEHPDTVTLMGAVRNLIPVTLGNLTAGIVMMGWMYYTLNPDK, encoded by the coding sequence ATGGAAACTCAAGCATTGCAAAAGGTTGAACAGTACGCTTTAAAAAAACAAAATATATTTATTTCCAGTAAATTCCGTTATTTGCTTAGATCCATTCTGGCCAGCATGTTTATCGGTTTCGGCATTACAGCCGCAAGCAAAACAGGCAGCTATTTCTTCATGGCTGATTCTCCGTTTGCCTTTCCGGCAGCCGCTGTCACATTCGGAGCCGCTATTCTGCTGATTGCTTACGGCGGCGGGGATTTATTTACCGGCAACACCTTTTATTTCACCTATACCGCGCTCCGAAAAAAACTTCGCTGGCGAGACACCCTGCACCTGTGGATGACAAGCTATGCCGGCAATTTAATTGGCGCCATCCTATTTGCTATTCTGATCAGCGCGACAGGACTTTTTGAGGAGGCTTCTGTTCATTCCTTTTTGATTCATCTGGCAGAGCACAAAATGGAGCCGTCAGCTTCCGAACTGTTTTTCAGAGGTATGCTGTGCAATTGGCTTGTGTGCCTCGCCTTTTTCATTCCGATGTCTCTCAAAGGAGAAGGAGCCAAGCTGTTTACCATGATGCTTTTTGTTTTCTGCTTCTTTATTTCAGGTTTTGAGCACAGCATTGCCAATATGTGCACATTCGCCATCGCACTTTTGATCGAGCACCCTGATACGGTGACACTGATGGGAGCGGTCAGAAACTTAATTCCTGTTACGCTCGGAAATCTGACCGCAGGAATAGTGATGATGGGCTGGATGTACTACACGCTCAATCCCGATAAATAA
- the sacT gene encoding sac operon transcriptional antiterminator SacT, with amino-acid sequence MKIYKVLNNNAALIKEDNQEKIVMGPGIAFQKKKNDLIPMNKVEKIFVVHDENEKFKQILQTLPEEHIEIAEDIISYAEGELAAPLSDHIHIALSDHLSFAIERVQNGLLVQNKLLHEIKALYKKEYEVGLWAIRHVKETLGVSLPEDEAGYIALHIHTAKMDAESMYSALKHTTMIKEMIEKIENYFNRKVDENSISYQRLVTHLRYAVSRLESNEALHHMDEEMLYFIQKKYSFAYQCALELAEFLKSEYQLHLPESEAGYITLHVQRLQDLSE; translated from the coding sequence TTGAAAATCTATAAAGTATTAAACAACAATGCGGCTTTAATAAAAGAGGATAATCAGGAAAAAATCGTGATGGGACCGGGAATCGCATTTCAAAAAAAGAAAAATGATCTCATCCCTATGAATAAAGTGGAAAAGATCTTTGTCGTGCACGACGAGAATGAAAAGTTTAAACAAATCCTGCAAACGCTGCCGGAGGAGCATATTGAAATCGCTGAGGATATCATCAGCTATGCGGAGGGGGAGCTCGCGGCGCCGTTGAGCGACCACATTCATATCGCGCTTTCTGACCACTTGTCCTTTGCGATCGAAAGGGTTCAAAATGGGCTGCTTGTGCAGAATAAACTGCTGCATGAGATAAAGGCGCTCTATAAAAAAGAATATGAGGTCGGCCTGTGGGCAATCAGACATGTAAAAGAGACATTGGGCGTGTCTCTGCCTGAAGATGAAGCGGGTTATATTGCCCTTCACATCCATACGGCGAAGATGGATGCGGAGAGCATGTATTCAGCGCTGAAGCATACGACCATGATTAAAGAAATGATAGAGAAAATAGAAAACTACTTTAATCGAAAGGTGGATGAAAACAGCATTTCCTATCAACGCCTTGTCACGCATTTGCGATACGCGGTCAGTCGGTTGGAATCAAATGAAGCGCTCCATCATATGGATGAGGAGATGCTTTATTTCATCCAAAAAAAGTATTCATTTGCCTATCAATGTGCGCTGGAGCTGGCGGAGTTTTTGAAAAGTGAATATCAATTACATTTGCCGGAGTCCGAGGCCGGCTATATCACGCTGCATGTCCAGCGTCTTCAAGATCTCTCGGAATAA